One genomic region from Coregonus clupeaformis isolate EN_2021a unplaced genomic scaffold, ASM2061545v1 scaf0128, whole genome shotgun sequence encodes:
- the LOC121577202 gene encoding cadherin-related family member 5-like → MQPQRPCLWRWRVLLWSTLLLLCPLRATGHPFTVVEDGLPWETGSGDPDVEQTVRRENWNQCLEGQDVFSTIRENSMMGELIIELNTELTANDVVWSLTGEDADWFFLEGRSIRLNASLDRVLDREVQGPVLMAALTCYEEDTVKSEYRIMVEILNENDNTPEFVESTIQTRSISELAEVNTVVFTVQATDADDDTIMYSIDQTSPDAACFRVDLPNSGEVILAKPLDYETKTQLEITIYALEMNTAEKFNTSAILTVNILDGDDQYPQFLPCTPLSNNQSNRVCTNPIYTVNITEGQQDVLLDFSPGPINAVDGDRGLSSPLSYSILSGADSGHFVMDELTGEVRLTRGVENRLQTPTLRLRVMAYQRNDPRKYSVATVVVHVVAVNHFPPQFGRAEYRGFVTEGDSPASLVNTYGNTVLLIQTQDRDFSDGINPKMHYSLRSSSNHTQFYHIIQEGLLIARTNQLRPSQKHRLKVVAVDLESGEMATALIKVEVLYEGQTVPQGPLGDGLLPGSCAVGKAMGVVILGLTLLGCALYALQHVLQTNRGQKDPEDRGCIAQGKHPNVRLQWFQLVSHSSPMPVLDEVKLKKEGLSSSTSKLLGSQSIYTPADSNSSPLNSIPIATSSTTYIQPILPSTTPTDPSHGPTSPNSTHTPATTTTPELLTTSTQPLDNSSFSTPTHPTPTLNQMSEPLSTDTFSRTHPFPIAEEVDTPTQVEETPKDTPLPPPIPINSPPHPTPPPTSMTTPLFLSPTPDPIHTPECTGDTHTPLLTPPCPEQDRVGTPPPKPTPGKAHIPVLTTPSPEQVGPPGYPEECRPSTHSPETASIGDDDCFLGDEEAIRTSDDDDDEDEELVRLCSCIQPTFLITDYDNDMTTEIPASGGEGEGTGNGEGVERERE, encoded by the exons GGCATCCCTTTACCGTTGTCGAAGATGGCTTGCCTTGGGAGACCGGGAGTGGTGACCCTGATGTAGAACAAACTGTGAGACGAGAAAATT GGAACCAATGTCTAGAGGGCCAGGATGTGTTTTCCACGATCAGAGAGAACAGCATGATGGGAGAACTTATCATTGAGCTCAACACAGAGCTGACGGCCAATGATGTTGTCTGGAGCCTAACTGGGGAGGATGCTGATTGGTTCTTCCTGGAAGGGCGGAGCATTAGACTCAATGCCTCATTGGACAGAGTTCTGGACCGGGAG gtgcaGGGCCCAGTCCTAATGGCAGCGTTGACCTGCTATGAGGAGGACACTGTGAAG agtgAGTACAGGATCATGGTGGAGATTCTAAATGAGAATGATAACACTCCTGAGTTTGTGGAGAGCACCATTCAGACTCGCAGCATCAGTGAG CTGGCGGAGGTGAATACAGTGGTGTTTACAGTCCAGGCCACAGATGCAGATGACGACACCATCATGTACTCCATCGACCAGACCTCG CCTGATGCTGCCTGCTTCAGAGTGGATCTCCCTAACAGTGGAGAGGTGATACTGGCCAAGCCTCTGGACTACGAGACCAAAACACAACTGGAGATCACCATATACGCTTTG GAGATGAACACTGCAGAGAAGTTCAACACCAGTGCCATCCTGACCGTGAATATCTTGGACGGAGACGACCAGTACCCACAATTCCTGCCGTGCACGCCCCTCTCCAACAACCAATCAAATCGTGTCTGCACCAACCCCATCTACACAGTTAACATCACAGAAGGCCAACAG GACGTTCTTCTGGACTTCTCTCCGGGGCCGATCAATGCTGTGGATGGAGACAGAGGCCTCAGCTCACCTCTCAGCTACAGCATCCtgtcag GGGCTGATAGCGGGCATTTCGTGATGGATGAGCTGACAGGGGAGGTACGTCTGACAAGAGGAGTAGAGAACAGACTACAGACACCCACACTACGCCTACGAGTcatg gCGTACCAGAGGAATGACCCTAGGAAGTACTCAGTTGCCACCGTGGTGGTCCATGTTGTGGCTGTCAACCACTTTCCTCCCCAGTTCGGTCGGGCTGAATACCGTGGCTTTGTCACCGAAGGCGACAGCCCTGCCTCACTGGTCAACACTTATGGCAACACTGTGCTGCTAATACAGACACAGGACAGGGACTTCTCTGAT GGAATCAATCCCAAGATGCACTACTCCCTGAGGTCCTCGTCCAATCACACACAGTTCTACCACATCATACAGGAGGGGCTTCTGATCGCCAGGACCAATCAGCTACGGCCATCACAGAAACACCGTCTGAAG GTAGTGGCTGTAGATCTGGAGTCAGGTGAAATGGCCACGGCTCTCATAAAGGTGGAGGTGCTGTATGAAGGAcaaacag tcccTCAGGGCCCATTGGGGGACGGGCTTCTTCCTGGTAGCTGTGCAGTGGGCAAGGCTATGGGTGTGGTCATCCTGGGGCTGACTCTGTTAGGCTGCGCTCTGTATGCACTGCAGCATGTACTCCAGACAAACAGAGGACAGAAGGACCCAGAGGACAGGGGCTGTATAGCCCAGGGGAAACACCCCAACGTG AGATTACAATGGTTCCAACTG GTGAGTCACAGTAGTCCCATGCCAGTTCTGGATGAGGTGAAATTAAAAAAGGAGGGTCTGAGCAGCTCCACCTCCAAGCTACTGGGCAGTCAGAGCATCTACACCCCTGCAGACTCCAACTCTTCTCCACTCAATTCTATACCTATAGCTACATCCTCAACGACCTACATCCAGCCTATACTACCCAGCACCACTCCTACAGACCCCAGTCATGGCCCTACTTCACCCAACTCCACCCATACACCTGCTACAACCACCACACCTGAACTACTCACAACATCCACTCAACCCTTGGACAACTCTAGCTTTAGCACCCCCACTCACCCCACACCTACCCTGAATCAGATGTCCGAACCTTTATCTACAGACACATTTTCACGTACACACCCCTTCCCTATTGCAGAAGAGGTAGATACACCCACTCAGGTAGAAGAGACCCCTAAAGACACACCTTTACCTCCTCCCATTCCTATCAACTCACCCCCtcaccccacacctcctcctacctcaATGACCACACCTCTCTTTCTTTCACCTACTCCAGACCCAATACACACTCCAGAGTGTACAGGAGATACTCACACACCTTTACTTACTCCACCCTGTCCAGAGCAGGACAGGGTAGGGACACCCCCACCTAAACCCACCCCAGGGAAGGCACACATACCTGTACTGACCACGCCCTCCCCAGAGCAGGTAGGACCACCTGGGTACCCTGAGGAGTGCAGACCCTCCACACACAGCCCTGAGACAGCCTCCATTGGGGATGATGACTGCTTCCTGGGGGATGAAGAGGCCATCAGGaccagtgatgatgatgatgatgaggatgaagaGCTGGTGAGACTCTGTTCTTGCATACAGCCCACATTCCTGATAACAGACTATGACAATGACATGACTACTGAGATCCCCGCCAgcggtggagagggggaggggactgggaatggcgaaggagtggagagagagagggaatag